The DNA window TTGGCCTAACATCACGGCCTCGGCTTCAATACCACCGACACCCCAACCAAGTACACCTAAACCATTAATCATGGTGGTGTGACTGTCGGCGCCAACCAGTGAGTCAGGGAAAAACACTTCGCCCCCTGGTACCGACCGATTTTGGATGCCTTTCGAGAGATACTCTAGGTTGACTTGATGCGTAATTCCTGACCCCGGTGGCACCACGTTAAGATTTTGGAAGGCCGCTTGTCCCCATCTAAGGAACTCATAGCGTTCCCTATTTCTCTGGAATTCTATTTCCTCGTTACGTTGAAGAGCTAAGGGACTATCTGACTCAATTGTTTCAAGAGAATGATCTATCACTAGGTCTACTGGAATCTCGGGATTAATGGTGGAAGGATCTCCTCCTAATCGCTGCATTGCGCTTCGTAAGGCGGCAAGATCCACCACTCCTGGAACCCCGGTAAAGTCTTGAAAAATAACACGTGCCGGCTTAAACGGTATCTCACTATCACTCGGAGATTTAGCATCGTATTGGGCTAAACTAATTATGTGCTCAGCGGTAACGTCATAACCATTTTCGTTTCTCAAAGCAGACTCTAACAGTATCCTAATAGAAAACGGTAGCCTACTAATATCTGAAATACCTGCGTCTTCCAAAGCCGCAAGGCGATAATAATTACCTTCTCCAGATCCTGTGTCGAATTTAGAACGAGCGTTAAAGGAGTTGATATTACGTGTTTTCATTAAGACTCCCCGATTTCAGTGGTGAATGACAAAAGTTTCCAAATAAATGGAGGCGTGAGGCGCAATCATACCGTGTTCTAATTAAATATGCTTGGCTAACATTACAGTTGTCCCCGGATAACCACAAACTCGTTCACAATTCTCCTTCGTTCACTCTAAACTTTGACCTTAACCGCCGATTAGATTTGATTGACCAAAACCTGACATGGTACGTCTTCTCCAAAAATATGTACACAGCGATTGGCTTAGTATTCCGGTCACGACTTTCTTGGCTAACGTAACACCCTTAAACTATCTGTTTGCCCGTAACCCTACATTTACCAAATTCTAAGAGAAGCTTCGAACAATTCTGCAAGCAACTCTTTGTTTACATCAACGGGAGCTAGGTGGGTAACTCGGTGTTGTGGAAGTGTTCCTTCTATGAGAGCTGGAATGTCCTGCACCCCATAACCAACAGCCTCTAATCCGTTAGGCATACCTAAAGTTCGCATGAAATATACAACTCGTTCTCGTAAAATCTCACCAGCTAAGTCTAACTCGACCCCTCTTGTGTCGGCACCCAAAGCTTTTGCCGCAGTTAAATGTCTTTCTGGTTTAACACGAGCGGTGACCCGAACAACGGCAGGAGTGTTCAAAATAACCGACATGCCATGTGGGATTAACGGCGATCGAGCATCATAGCCTCTAGGTAGGAAACTCTTAACCATTCCCGCCACTGGATATGACATACCGTGTGGGAGGTGAACACCGGCGTTACCGAACCCAAACCCAGCTAACGATGCTGCTAGCATCATTTGACTCCGAGCCTCTTCATCTTCAGGATCTTGGACCGCTCTTACTAGATATTGCGAAACTAGCTTTAGGGCTTCTATCGCCCAAATATCACTAATAGGATTTGCTCCTTGATAGGCAGGTCGCTCAGCGGGTCGTCTAGGTCTTGTTCGCTCTTGAAAGGGCCGAGCAGTGTATGACTCAAGAGCATGGCTAAGGACATCGAGTCCACAAGAGGCGGCAACCTCTGCCGGTAAACTATAGGTATTATTGGGGTCTACTATCCCTAGCGTAGGACGGAGGAAACGGTCAGCGATACCAGTTTTAACGTGTTTATCTATGTAATCAAAAATGGCTACACCCGTTGTTTCGCTACCGGTACCTGCTGTTGTCGGAATGGCGAATAGTGGTTTGAGCTGACCCGGTACCGGAAGGCCCGAACCAATAGGCGCATTGACATAATCGAAAAACTCGCCAGAATGACTAGAGTAAAGATTAGCTGCCTTCGCCGTGTCCAAAGTACTACCGCCGCCCACAGCTACTATGGCATCGTAGGGAGCACTCCTCGCCACTTCGGCTGCTCTCCGAAAACTGGCATCAGTAGGTTCAA is part of the Trueperaceae bacterium genome and encodes:
- a CDS encoding alcohol dehydrogenase — protein: MVNENAFQMSSSNIRFGKGVTSEIGSDLLDRGLNRVLVILDPKLVELPVGRTVIKSLQIKKIGFEVFSEISVEPTDASFRRAAEVARSAPYDAIVAVGGGSTLDTAKAANLYSSHSGEFFDYVNAPIGSGLPVPGQLKPLFAIPTTAGTGSETTGVAIFDYIDKHVKTGIADRFLRPTLGIVDPNNTYSLPAEVAASCGLDVLSHALESYTARPFQERTRPRRPAERPAYQGANPISDIWAIEALKLVSQYLVRAVQDPEDEEARSQMMLAASLAGFGFGNAGVHLPHGMSYPVAGMVKSFLPRGYDARSPLIPHGMSVILNTPAVVRVTARVKPERHLTAAKALGADTRGVELDLAGEILRERVVYFMRTLGMPNGLEAVGYGVQDIPALIEGTLPQHRVTHLAPVDVNKELLAELFEASLRIW